From a region of the Desulfuromonas sp. KJ2020 genome:
- a CDS encoding GGDEF domain-containing protein produces MNNGNKDRARHSETMIFRPGELSAQAHQKQAVLTVIRGNRADLGHNKPIGQEILVGRARECGLVLTDMMVSSRHARITRQAEGRYGLEDLGSTNGTRVNGQPLAGVRELVEGDKIYLGQAVLRFSMVDAMDLGYHDELSQLARVDPLTGLDSKRCFDDALAVALQHALQQGGPLSVLMMDMDGIKPINDTHGHLFGEYAIAQTGRLIARVLGEQGRACRFGGDEFTAMLPGYDKAAAVQVAEEIRRLLQEAGLEKNGIALQPTISIGVASCPEDGDTLLALVEAADQALYRSKRAGKNRVSV; encoded by the coding sequence ACCAGAAGCAGGCGGTGCTGACCGTGATACGGGGCAATCGGGCTGATCTGGGGCATAACAAGCCCATCGGCCAGGAGATCCTGGTCGGCCGCGCCCGGGAGTGCGGCCTGGTACTGACGGACATGATGGTGTCTTCGCGCCATGCCCGCATCACGCGGCAGGCGGAGGGCCGCTATGGGCTGGAAGATCTCGGCTCGACCAACGGCACCCGGGTCAACGGCCAGCCGCTGGCCGGGGTCAGGGAACTGGTCGAGGGGGACAAGATCTACCTGGGCCAGGCGGTGCTGCGCTTTTCCATGGTGGACGCCATGGACCTCGGCTATCACGATGAGCTGTCGCAGCTGGCGCGCGTCGATCCCCTGACGGGGCTCGACAGCAAGCGCTGCTTCGACGATGCCCTCGCCGTCGCCTTGCAGCATGCTCTGCAGCAGGGGGGGCCGCTGTCGGTGCTGATGATGGACATGGACGGTATCAAACCCATCAACGACACCCATGGGCACCTGTTCGGGGAGTACGCCATCGCCCAGACCGGCCGCCTGATCGCCCGGGTGCTGGGCGAGCAGGGGCGGGCCTGCCGCTTCGGCGGCGACGAGTTTACCGCCATGCTGCCCGGTTATGACAAGGCCGCCGCCGTACAGGTGGCCGAGGAGATCCGCCGGCTGTTGCAGGAAGCGGGTCTGGAAAAGAATGGTATCGCGCTGCAGCCGACCATCTCCATCGGTGTCGCCAGCTGCCCCGAAGACGGCGACACCTTGCTGGCGCTGGTAGAGGCGGCGGATCAGGCCCTCTACCGCTCCAAGCGGGCGGGCAAGAACCGGGTGAGCGTCTGA
- a CDS encoding cytochrome P460 family protein gives MKKIGVILAMLILGGAVAAGAGEKLAPAPNGIEVPEGYRDWRVIAVSHRTDNQSLRVILGNDVAIAAAQAGQTNPWPDGAMLGKIVWKDATHALWPAAQVPGELLHTEFMIKDSGRFAATHGWGFARWRGPEQVPYGQDASFVQECIGCHTPAKDNDYVFTHPARWPKLP, from the coding sequence ATGAAAAAAATAGGGGTAATTCTGGCGATGCTGATTTTAGGCGGCGCCGTGGCGGCCGGGGCGGGCGAAAAGCTGGCGCCGGCGCCCAACGGCATCGAGGTGCCGGAAGGCTATCGGGATTGGCGAGTCATTGCCGTTTCGCACCGCACGGACAACCAGTCGCTGCGGGTGATTCTGGGCAACGACGTGGCCATCGCGGCGGCGCAGGCAGGGCAGACCAATCCCTGGCCGGACGGCGCCATGCTGGGCAAGATCGTATGGAAGGATGCGACCCACGCCCTGTGGCCGGCCGCCCAGGTCCCCGGCGAGCTGCTGCATACCGAGTTCATGATCAAGGACAGCGGGCGTTTTGCCGCTACCCACGGCTGGGGCTTCGCCCGCTGGCGCGGTCCGGAGCAGGTGCCCTACGGCCAGGACGCCTCCTTCGTGCAGGAGTGCATCGGCTGCCACACCCCGGCCAAGGATAACGACTACGTCTTTACCCACCCGGCCCGGTGGCCCAAGCTCCCCTGA
- a CDS encoding MBL fold metallo-hydrolase, whose translation MPAAQRLPFRYLEPAFFAGLLDDPLLWVRIRPLGRALLFDCGQLAHLAKRVVKPIDTVFVSHAHMDHLMGLPTLVRHHHASPKALDLYGPAGMAERVYHQLSGYDWNLCEPTWCTLRVHEVHPAEIHHYRFSGPQGFRRHSDGVSRRDGPVIWSCRYARVSAVILDHRLPVLAFRLEERSPFALDRQKLAAQGLVQGPWIRELKHRVWQGEGEGTLPVWQRQGEAVVSAPREARPLYESIRLEQRTEAVGYLTDVGWTMANRARILAFFNDLTLLCADCAFLAEDVAKARQSYHLSTRDLNELAQRLAPRFLLPTHLSKSYLRRWEELYRELQPPAATTVLPLPPHVVPPPLQVEAGRRWLRP comes from the coding sequence ATGCCTGCTGCCCAGCGTCTGCCCTTTCGTTACCTCGAACCGGCTTTTTTCGCCGGCCTGCTCGACGATCCCCTGCTGTGGGTGCGTATTCGCCCGCTGGGGCGGGCGCTGCTCTTTGACTGCGGCCAGCTCGCCCACCTGGCCAAGCGGGTGGTCAAGCCCATCGATACGGTCTTCGTCAGCCACGCCCACATGGACCACCTCATGGGGCTGCCGACCCTGGTGCGCCACCATCACGCCTCTCCCAAAGCTCTCGACCTCTATGGACCGGCCGGCATGGCCGAGCGGGTCTACCATCAGCTCAGCGGCTACGACTGGAACCTGTGCGAACCGACCTGGTGCACCCTGCGCGTGCACGAGGTTCATCCCGCCGAAATCCATCACTATCGTTTCAGTGGCCCGCAGGGTTTCCGTCGTCACAGCGACGGGGTCTCCCGTCGCGACGGTCCGGTTATCTGGTCTTGTCGTTATGCCCGGGTGAGCGCCGTCATTCTCGATCATCGCCTGCCGGTGCTCGCCTTCCGCCTGGAGGAAAGATCGCCCTTTGCTCTCGACCGGCAGAAACTGGCGGCGCAGGGGCTGGTGCAGGGGCCGTGGATCAGGGAGCTCAAGCACCGCGTCTGGCAGGGGGAGGGGGAAGGGACGCTGCCGGTGTGGCAGCGCCAGGGGGAGGCTGTCGTGAGCGCCCCGCGTGAAGCGAGGCCCTTGTACGAATCGATCCGCCTGGAACAGCGCACGGAAGCGGTCGGCTATCTCACCGATGTCGGCTGGACGATGGCGAACCGCGCCCGCATCCTGGCTTTTTTCAACGACCTCACCCTGCTCTGTGCCGACTGCGCCTTTCTGGCCGAGGATGTGGCCAAGGCCCGGCAGTCCTATCACCTGTCTACCCGCGACCTGAACGAGCTGGCCCAGCGTCTGGCCCCGCGCTTTCTGCTGCCCACGCACCTTTCCAAGAGCTATCTGCGCCGCTGGGAGGAACTCTACCGGGAACTGCAGCCCCCCGCGGCCACGACGGTGCTGCCGCTCCCCCCGCATGTGGTGCCGCCGCCCCTGCAGGTGGAGGCGGGGAGGCGCTGGCTGCGGCCATGA